The proteins below come from a single Cannabis sativa cultivar Pink pepper isolate KNU-18-1 chromosome 3, ASM2916894v1, whole genome shotgun sequence genomic window:
- the LOC115710903 gene encoding uncharacterized protein LOC115710903, with the protein MTSNISESLNAANLAARELPITTLLECLRALVQQWTHTNRTKAHNTFTKLSPTGEDILLKNYTYSLNLEVKATTDYLFEVTRMKESWEVDLEKRTCTRNRFQIDEMPCGHAVAVMREMNMDPYTYCSDYYTKKNWLATYSGTVYPIEHQSEWEVPEEVKNIIVLPPHERVKSGRPKTLRRKAGWEKDQHNKCSKCGELGHNKRTCSRRRRRE; encoded by the exons ATGACCTCAAACATATCAGAATCACTGAACGCTGCAAATTTGGCAGCAAGGGAGCTACCAATTACAACGCTGCTAGAATGCTTGAGAGCATTGGTGCAACAATGGACGCATACTAATAGGACAAAAGCACACAACACCTTCACTAAGCTATCACCAACTGGAGAAGACATACTGTTGAAAAATTACACATACTCATTGAATCTGgag gTTAAAGCAACAACAGATTACTTGTTTGAGGTAACAAGAATGAAAGAATCGTGGGAAGTAGACCTAGAAAAAAGAACATGCACGCGCAACAGGTTCCAAATAGATGAAATGCCATGCGGGCACGCTGTGGCCGTGATGAGGGAGATGAACATGGACCCGTACACCTACTGTTCAGAttactacacaaaaaaaaattggctgGCAACTTATTCAGGGACAGTTTACCCAATAGAACACCAAAGTGAGTGGGAGGTACCGGAAGAAGTGAAGAATATTATAGTCTTGCCTCCACATGAAAGAGTAAAATCAGGAAGACCAAAAACATTAAGAAGGAAGGCTGGATGGGAAAAGGATCAACACAACAAGTGCAGCAAATGTGGTGAACTGGggcataacaaaagaacatgcAGCAGAAGACGTAGAAgggaataa
- the LOC133036175 gene encoding uncharacterized protein LOC133036175, whose protein sequence is MEPFPIVVVDGLPEQVTADCGVFVASFAEYFIDGKPIPSSGFDVEIHRDRLAALFYQYDMKKQTENIEILKTQTVSIILTTASIVDATIASAVKAVENLIGSSTHVPDSVETSEKTDLEMVVFQETPILRSQKRDRKKGAVLKSPFIELASGASKSGSSSVSPDDSVYKVVKYVRGLCPLDNKIGEPVDPQLEAEFVTWVDTGLRKHKSNTTTNVYCKGKDTIFPPFRFGVEDINNKMWFHNLAYPNCFLTNSHIDIIFYYLRKKIMYSAEPKIKVTTTDCLFCSSITSLYEKFVEKNNDISVLSLSHNVAQYIQGSLDLWSSKHS, encoded by the exons ATGGAACCGTTCcctattgttgttgttgatggtTTACCCGAGCAGGTCACAGC TGATTGTGGTGTTTTTGTAGCATCATTTGCTGAGTATTTCATTGATGGCAAACCCATCCCATCCTCTGGTTTTGATGTGGAAATTCACCGCGATCGTTTGGCTGCGTTATTTTATCAATATGACATGAAGAAGCAAACTGAGAACATTGAAA TATTAAAAACACAAACTGTTTCAATAATACTAACAACTGCATCTATTGTTGATGCAACAATTGCATCTGCAGTTAAAGCTGTGGAGAATTTG ATTGGTTCCTCAACTCATGTCCCTGATTCTGTTGAGACTTCTGAGAAGACTGATCTTGAAATGGTTGTTTTTCAAGAGACTCCTATTTTACGTTCTCAAAAGAGGGATCGGAAGAAAGGAGCTGTTTTGAAATCTCCATTCATTGAGCTTGCTTCTGGTGCATCTAAATCAGGTTCATCCTCAGTTTCTCCTGATGATTCTGTGTATAAGGTCGTTAAATATGTGCGGGGTTTGTGCCCATTGGACAACAAGATTGGTGAACCTGTCGATCCGCAATTGGAAGCTGAGTTTGTCACGTGGGTTGATACAGGTCTTAGAAAGCATAAATCTAA caCAACAACTAATGTGTATTGTAAGGGTAAGGACACAATATTTCCGCCTTTTCGTTTTGGTGTTGAGGACATTAACAACAAGATGTGGTTTCACAACCTTGCCTACCCTAATTGTTTCCTTACCAAttct cacattgacattattttctattatcTTCGTAAGAAAATAATGTACTCAGCCGAGCCGAAAATCAAAGTCACCACAACTGATTGCCTCTTTTGTTCTAGCATAACAAGTTTGTATGAGAAGTTTGTTGAGAAAAACAACGATATATCGGTGTTGTCTCTTTCTCACAATGTGGCCCAGTACATTCAAG GATCATTGGATTTGTGGTCGTCTAAACATAGCTGA